A region of Sphingomonas crusticola DNA encodes the following proteins:
- the rpmB gene encoding 50S ribosomal protein L28, translating to MSRICELTGKGRQVGHNVSHANNKTKRTFLPNLQNVTLISDKLGKGVKLRVSTHGLRSVEHVGGLDNWLLKAKGETLSLRARRLKREIEKASVAA from the coding sequence ATGTCGCGTATTTGCGAGCTGACCGGCAAGGGCCGGCAGGTAGGCCACAATGTGAGCCACGCCAACAACAAGACCAAGCGGACGTTTCTGCCGAATCTGCAGAACGTGACCTTGATCTCGGACAAGCTCGGCAAGGGCGTGAAGCTGCGCGTGTCGACCCACGGCCTGCGCTCGGTCGAGCATGTCGGCGGTCTCGACAATTGGCTGCTTAAGGCCAAGGGCGAGACGCTCTCGCTGCGCGCGCGCCGCCTCAAGCGCGAGATCGAGAAAGCCTCCGTCGCCGCCTGA
- a CDS encoding VOC family protein, producing the protein MARITPCLWYDGTAEEAAKLYASIFPDSSVDAVHRAPADYPSGKAGDVLTVDFTVLGMKFMGLNGGPYFQLNEAVSFQVHTADQEETDRYWDAIIANGGAPNACGWCKDKFGLSWQITPKVLTEMMTSKDAAASKRAMEAMMTMHKIDIAALERAFRGEEA; encoded by the coding sequence ATGGCCCGTATCACCCCCTGCCTCTGGTATGATGGAACTGCCGAAGAGGCGGCCAAGCTTTACGCCAGCATATTTCCCGATTCCTCGGTCGATGCGGTCCATCGCGCGCCCGCGGATTATCCGAGCGGCAAGGCCGGCGACGTCCTCACGGTGGATTTCACCGTACTCGGCATGAAGTTCATGGGGCTGAACGGCGGACCCTACTTCCAATTGAACGAGGCGGTTTCCTTCCAGGTCCACACTGCGGATCAGGAAGAGACCGACCGTTACTGGGACGCGATTATCGCCAACGGCGGCGCGCCCAACGCGTGCGGCTGGTGCAAGGACAAGTTCGGCCTGTCCTGGCAGATTACGCCGAAGGTGCTGACGGAGATGATGACGAGCAAGGATGCTGCCGCATCCAAGCGCGCGATGGAGGCGATGATGACGATGCACAAGATCGACATTGCGGCGTTGGAGCGCGCTTTCCGCGGAGAGGAAGCGTGA
- a CDS encoding glutathione S-transferase family protein has product MSDPIPVITAFRWVPDFAKGQVRDLRVRWALEEVGQPYHVRLVDGASVKAAEHRCLQPFGQVPTYEQDGFTLFESGAILMHIARTRKGLLPADPAAAAAAEQWVFAAMTSVEPAVQDLALVDVFEADKPWKEARRPLSVQRVRDRLEDLSRRLGDKPYLEGEFTAGDLMMACVLRGTARSGLLADYPNLDAYLARCQARPAFQRALAAHLADFDETPPIAA; this is encoded by the coding sequence ATGTCCGATCCCATCCCCGTAATTACCGCGTTCCGCTGGGTTCCCGATTTCGCCAAAGGCCAGGTGCGCGATCTTCGCGTGCGCTGGGCGTTGGAAGAGGTCGGCCAGCCCTATCATGTCCGACTGGTCGATGGCGCAAGCGTCAAGGCGGCCGAGCATCGCTGTCTCCAGCCGTTCGGTCAGGTGCCGACCTATGAGCAGGACGGGTTTACCCTGTTCGAGTCGGGTGCGATTCTGATGCACATCGCGCGCACCCGGAAGGGGTTGCTGCCGGCCGATCCGGCCGCAGCGGCCGCCGCGGAACAATGGGTGTTCGCCGCGATGACGTCGGTCGAACCTGCGGTGCAGGATCTGGCGCTGGTCGATGTGTTCGAAGCCGACAAGCCCTGGAAGGAGGCACGTCGCCCGCTCAGCGTGCAACGCGTGCGCGACCGGCTCGAGGACCTGTCCCGCCGGCTGGGCGACAAGCCTTATCTGGAAGGCGAGTTCACCGCCGGCGACCTCATGATGGCATGCGTGTTGCGCGGGACTGCGCGATCCGGACTGCTGGCGGACTATCCCAACCTCGACGCCTACCTCGCCCGATGTCAGGCGCGGCCAGCCTTTCAGCGCGCGCTGGCGGCGCATCTCGCCGATTTCGACGAAACACCGCCGATTGCGGCCTGA
- a CDS encoding glycine zipper 2TM domain-containing protein yields the protein MSTRIVAMVFKTLRLAGTAIIAATMLVPTFAGAQYYRGPAPYYQAGYSRDGYASDRDGYSRDRDGYGYDRGRRDRDRRHANRDRRDYRHCDRGTGGTILGAIAGGLLGNAAVGRRGNHTAGALAGAGVGALAGNAIDRDC from the coding sequence ATGAGTACGAGGATTGTGGCGATGGTGTTCAAAACGCTCAGACTTGCTGGAACGGCGATCATTGCCGCGACCATGCTTGTGCCGACCTTCGCCGGCGCCCAATATTACCGCGGCCCCGCTCCTTATTATCAGGCTGGCTATAGCCGGGACGGCTATGCCTCCGATCGCGACGGTTATTCCCGTGATCGCGACGGCTATGGCTACGACCGGGGCCGGCGAGACCGCGACCGCCGTCATGCCAATCGCGACCGCCGCGACTATCGCCATTGTGACCGCGGTACCGGCGGCACCATCCTGGGTGCTATTGCCGGCGGACTGCTCGGCAATGCCGCAGTGGGCCGTCGCGGCAATCATACGGCCGGTGCGCTTGCGGGCGCAGGCGTGGGCGCGCTCGCCGGGAACGCGATCGACCGCGATTGCTAA
- a CDS encoding SOS response-associated peptidase family protein — MCNEFARRISLDQLRAGWVAADTKLLFPEALPNMPALDSIRITDPAIIIRAAQREEGAEVITRRWSWPQANGKPVYNFRSDGREFTNGVTSGRCLIPADGFYEFTTPPPAREGEAPTKKPAKSKWELRLRGFDWFCIAGLWRTDPNVGEAWTMLTTAPGPDIAPFHDRQVVLLTPADYARWLDGSAPAAELCRPLSAGTLDVRQVR, encoded by the coding sequence ATGTGCAACGAATTTGCCCGCCGCATTTCGCTTGATCAGCTTCGCGCCGGGTGGGTCGCGGCGGACACGAAATTGCTCTTCCCCGAAGCGCTGCCAAACATGCCCGCGCTGGACAGCATCCGCATCACCGATCCGGCTATCATCATCCGCGCAGCGCAGCGAGAAGAGGGTGCCGAGGTAATAACCCGCCGGTGGAGCTGGCCCCAGGCCAACGGCAAGCCGGTCTACAATTTTCGATCCGACGGGCGCGAATTCACCAACGGCGTCACAAGCGGCCGCTGCCTGATTCCTGCCGACGGATTTTACGAGTTCACCACTCCGCCTCCAGCGCGCGAAGGCGAAGCTCCAACGAAAAAGCCGGCAAAGTCGAAATGGGAACTGCGCCTGCGCGGGTTCGACTGGTTCTGTATCGCGGGGCTGTGGCGGACCGATCCGAATGTTGGCGAGGCGTGGACGATGCTGACCACGGCTCCAGGTCCGGACATAGCGCCGTTTCATGATCGCCAGGTCGTCCTGCTTACCCCCGCCGATTATGCGCGCTGGCTCGACGGCTCCGCACCCGCGGCGGAGCTGTGCCGTCCGCTTTCCGCCGGCACGCTCGACGTACGGCAGGTGCGCTGA
- a CDS encoding YqaE/Pmp3 family membrane protein produces the protein MQRDVSPAAVIAAILLPPLGIYLARGIEPAFWIGTVLTILFWVPGILFALAVVLRPDFLARA, from the coding sequence ATGCAGCGTGACGTCAGCCCGGCGGCGGTTATCGCAGCGATATTGCTGCCGCCGCTGGGCATCTATCTGGCGCGCGGGATTGAGCCGGCATTCTGGATCGGGACCGTTCTGACGATCCTGTTCTGGGTGCCGGGCATCCTTTTCGCGCTGGCGGTCGTGCTGCGCCCGGACTTCCTGGCTCGCGCCTGA
- a CDS encoding VOC family protein, translating to MTDNFVWYELCTNDLDGAQAFYERLLGWTCAPFGGSGSAETPEYRIFSMNGAGIAGLMPLPEGMTTPFWLGYVGVGDCDAATASAEAAGAHIHRTMEIPTVGKITLLSDPQGVGYAIIQGYSDRKSEAFAVGKPGHGNWHELYSPDPVAALDYYAGQYGWTRGMTMPMGAMGDYQLVQADGVDIGGMMRAPENVPPSWGYYFGVDAAADAIERAKANGGAVLNGPMEVPGPMYIAQLTDPQGAYVAVVGPR from the coding sequence ATGACCGATAATTTCGTCTGGTATGAGCTGTGTACCAATGATCTCGATGGCGCGCAGGCCTTTTACGAAAGGCTGCTAGGATGGACCTGTGCCCCGTTCGGAGGCTCCGGTTCGGCGGAAACCCCGGAATATCGGATCTTTTCGATGAACGGGGCCGGCATAGCCGGATTGATGCCGCTGCCCGAGGGCATGACCACGCCGTTCTGGCTCGGTTATGTCGGCGTTGGCGATTGCGACGCCGCGACCGCAAGCGCCGAAGCCGCCGGTGCCCACATCCATCGCACGATGGAGATTCCTACTGTTGGCAAGATCACTTTGCTGAGCGACCCGCAGGGCGTCGGCTATGCGATCATTCAGGGCTATAGCGACAGGAAGAGCGAGGCCTTTGCCGTAGGCAAGCCAGGCCATGGCAATTGGCACGAACTCTACAGCCCCGATCCGGTCGCGGCCTTGGATTATTATGCCGGCCAATATGGCTGGACCAGGGGCATGACCATGCCGATGGGCGCGATGGGCGACTACCAATTGGTCCAGGCCGACGGCGTCGACATCGGCGGCATGATGCGCGCGCCGGAAAATGTACCGCCCTCATGGGGCTATTATTTCGGCGTGGACGCCGCCGCCGATGCGATCGAGCGGGCCAAGGCTAATGGCGGTGCGGTCCTGAATGGGCCGATGGAGGTGCCGGGGCCAATGTACATTGCCCAGCTGACGGATCCGCAGGGTGCCTATGTCGCCGTAGTCGGGCCGCGCTGA
- a CDS encoding CHRD domain-containing protein has translation MIQFRAALILLAAAAPIPVAAATTKFQVQLAGAAEVPGPGAAQGMGEAALTFDTGKNQLCYRLHAMGTDTPTMAHIHKGAAGTAGGVVLPLTAPTDGTSEGCAAVARDLLAAILATPSDYYVNVHTAAFPAGALRGQLK, from the coding sequence ATGATCCAGTTTCGCGCCGCTTTGATCCTGCTCGCTGCCGCCGCCCCCATTCCCGTTGCCGCAGCGACGACCAAATTCCAGGTGCAACTGGCCGGCGCCGCCGAGGTGCCGGGGCCGGGTGCCGCCCAGGGGATGGGAGAGGCTGCACTGACTTTCGACACCGGCAAGAACCAGCTCTGCTACCGGCTCCACGCCATGGGTACCGACACGCCGACGATGGCGCATATCCACAAAGGTGCGGCCGGCACTGCCGGCGGGGTCGTCCTACCGCTCACCGCGCCCACCGACGGGACGTCCGAGGGCTGCGCGGCGGTTGCGCGCGACCTGCTCGCGGCGATCCTGGCGACGCCCTCCGACTATTACGTCAACGTGCATACCGCCGCCTTCCCGGCTGGGGCACTGCGCGGCCAGCTCAAGTAG
- the cobS gene encoding cobaltochelatase subunit CobS, which yields MADISNIQPDSRSDTVMDAPDQMKKVRDLFGIDSDMEVPAFSEADERVPDLDPAYVFDPDTTLAICAGFAFNRRVMIQGYHGTGKSSHIEQVAARLNWPMIRINLDAHISRIDLVGRDAIVLRDGQQVTEFREGLLPWALQTPSALVFDEYDAGRPDVMFVIQRVLETEGKLTLLDQNRVIRPNPYFRLFATSNTVGLGDTTGLYHGTQQINQGQMDRWNIVVTLNYLPAAIEAQIVLAKSGEYDKPDGKKTVDNMVKVADLTRQGFMAGDISTVMSPRTVISWAQNTLILGDIGFAFRLSFLNKCDEAERPLVAEYYQRVFGKDLPESIVGKA from the coding sequence ATGGCCGATATTTCCAACATCCAGCCCGATAGCCGTTCCGATACGGTGATGGACGCGCCCGACCAGATGAAGAAGGTGCGCGACCTGTTCGGCATTGACTCCGATATGGAAGTCCCCGCCTTCTCGGAAGCCGACGAGCGCGTTCCCGATCTCGATCCGGCCTATGTGTTCGATCCGGACACGACGCTCGCCATCTGCGCGGGCTTTGCCTTCAACCGCCGCGTGATGATCCAGGGCTATCATGGCACCGGCAAGTCAAGCCACATCGAGCAGGTCGCCGCCCGGCTGAACTGGCCGATGATCCGTATCAATCTCGACGCGCATATCAGCCGGATCGATCTGGTCGGCCGCGATGCGATCGTGCTGCGCGACGGCCAGCAGGTCACCGAATTCCGCGAAGGCCTGCTGCCATGGGCGCTACAGACGCCGTCCGCCCTGGTGTTCGACGAATATGATGCCGGCCGTCCCGACGTGATGTTCGTGATCCAGCGCGTGCTGGAGACCGAGGGTAAGTTGACCCTGCTCGATCAGAATCGTGTGATCCGCCCCAACCCCTATTTCCGCCTGTTCGCGACCTCGAACACCGTCGGCTTGGGCGACACGACCGGCCTTTATCATGGCACCCAGCAAATCAATCAGGGGCAAATGGATCGCTGGAACATCGTCGTCACGCTCAACTATCTGCCGGCCGCGATCGAGGCGCAGATCGTGCTCGCCAAGTCGGGCGAATATGACAAGCCCGACGGCAAGAAGACGGTCGACAATATGGTCAAGGTCGCGGACCTCACGCGCCAGGGCTTCATGGCGGGCGACATCTCCACCGTGATGAGCCCACGTACCGTGATCTCGTGGGCGCAGAACACGCTCATCCTCGGCGATATCGGCTTTGCCTTCCGCCTGTCCTTCCTCAACAAATGCGATGAGGCGGAACGGCCATTGGTGGCCGAATATTACCAGCGCGTGTTCGGCAAGGATCTTCCCGAAAGCATCGTCGGCAAGGCCTGA
- a CDS encoding winged helix-turn-helix transcriptional regulator translates to MAFALELVGERWVPLILRELMFGPRRFSELRRGLPAISANVLTQRLESLEANGVLLRRRLPPPASAQVYELTEWGYESEAALAALGRWAVRSPLHDPRLPLSGASLMMSFRTMIDPARAAGIDAEIGFRIGPDPFAAHLGNGALEVTRAPATAPAFAMSTDEARNIAAAVYAGEPLARLEAAGLVRVEGDRALAARFVTLFPLPAKVA, encoded by the coding sequence ATGGCTTTTGCCCTCGAATTGGTCGGGGAACGCTGGGTCCCTTTAATCCTGCGCGAGCTGATGTTCGGGCCGCGCCGCTTCAGCGAACTGCGGCGCGGCCTTCCCGCGATCAGCGCAAACGTGCTGACGCAGCGGCTGGAAAGCTTGGAAGCGAACGGCGTGCTCCTGCGCCGGCGCCTGCCCCCTCCGGCGTCCGCGCAAGTCTATGAGTTGACGGAGTGGGGATATGAGAGCGAGGCCGCGCTGGCAGCGCTCGGTCGCTGGGCAGTACGCTCGCCGCTGCACGATCCGCGCCTGCCGCTGAGCGGCGCGTCGCTGATGATGTCCTTCCGGACCATGATCGATCCCGCGCGCGCTGCAGGGATCGATGCAGAGATTGGTTTTCGCATCGGACCCGACCCTTTTGCAGCTCATCTCGGCAATGGCGCGCTTGAAGTCACGCGTGCCCCGGCGACGGCTCCGGCATTCGCAATGAGCACGGACGAGGCCCGCAACATCGCCGCTGCCGTCTATGCGGGCGAGCCGCTCGCCCGCCTTGAAGCGGCCGGGCTGGTGCGCGTCGAAGGCGATCGCGCGCTGGCGGCACGCTTCGTCACCCTGTTCCCGCTCCCAGCAAAGGTAGCCTGA
- a CDS encoding nucleoside deaminase, whose amino-acid sequence MRLALPVPMRIALDLAAEAALAGEVPVGAVVTLDGSVIATSANMMLAGNDPTAHAEIVAIRRAAQKLDRPRLEGCDLWVTLEPCAMCAGAIAHARIGRLYYAAEDPKGGAVVHGPRFFAQPTCHHRPEVYGGIGAGEAADQLRQFFAIRR is encoded by the coding sequence ATGCGATTAGCTTTGCCCGTGCCGATGCGCATTGCGCTGGATCTTGCTGCGGAGGCTGCCCTGGCCGGGGAGGTGCCGGTCGGCGCGGTCGTGACGCTCGACGGGTCAGTGATAGCCACGTCCGCGAACATGATGCTGGCCGGGAATGACCCGACCGCACACGCCGAGATCGTCGCCATTCGCCGCGCGGCACAGAAGCTTGATCGGCCGCGCCTCGAGGGCTGCGACCTGTGGGTCACGCTGGAGCCATGCGCAATGTGCGCCGGCGCAATTGCCCACGCGCGAATCGGGCGCCTTTACTACGCCGCGGAGGACCCCAAGGGCGGGGCGGTCGTGCACGGTCCGCGTTTCTTCGCGCAGCCGACATGTCATCATCGCCCTGAGGTTTATGGCGGCATCGGTGCGGGCGAGGCTGCCGATCAGCTCCGCCAATTTTTCGCGATACGCCGCTAG
- a CDS encoding J domain-containing protein, with product MADAGQRQPRFHGRVPGERQCSEPGCAEPGEFRAPPEDGPRSGFNGPGEWRFLCLNHVREFNGRYNFFNGMSAEEINAQQRPYAGWERETRAFNVGAGGTPRWADFLDPLDAIQARYGTGRHAARKDGKPLSDNERRALRVLGLEADVDRRALRERYSELVRRYHPDRNGGDRRHEKALQEVIDSYKLLKGAAAFA from the coding sequence GTGGCAGATGCCGGGCAAAGACAACCGCGTTTTCACGGTCGCGTGCCGGGCGAGCGCCAGTGCAGCGAGCCGGGATGCGCCGAGCCCGGCGAATTCCGTGCGCCTCCGGAAGACGGTCCGCGTTCGGGTTTCAACGGACCCGGTGAATGGCGCTTCCTCTGCCTGAATCATGTGCGCGAATTCAACGGGCGCTACAATTTCTTCAACGGCATGAGCGCCGAAGAGATCAACGCGCAACAGCGCCCCTATGCCGGCTGGGAGCGCGAGACGCGCGCCTTCAACGTCGGGGCTGGCGGCACGCCGCGCTGGGCCGACTTCCTCGATCCGCTTGATGCGATCCAGGCCCGTTATGGCACCGGCCGCCACGCCGCGCGTAAGGACGGCAAGCCGCTCAGCGACAACGAGCGTCGTGCGTTGCGCGTGCTGGGGCTGGAGGCGGATGTCGATCGCCGCGCGCTGCGCGAACGCTACAGCGAATTGGTGCGGCGCTATCATCCCGACCGTAACGGCGGCGATCGCAGGCACGAGAAAGCACTGCAGGAGGTGATCGATTCCTACAAGCTGCTGAAGGGCGCGGCCGCCTTCGCCTGA
- a CDS encoding DUF1428 domain-containing protein: protein MAYIDGFVVPILPGKRDAYRETAMAAAPIFLEHGALQVVESIGDDVPHGKVTDFYRAVSAEEGELVNFSWILWPSKATRNAGMAKVMADDRMKNLGEMPFDMKRMIFGGFEVILDTALAEGEGS from the coding sequence ATGGCTTATATCGATGGTTTTGTGGTGCCGATCCTGCCGGGCAAGCGCGACGCCTATCGCGAAACAGCAATGGCCGCTGCGCCGATCTTCCTCGAACATGGCGCGCTGCAGGTCGTGGAAAGCATCGGTGACGACGTCCCCCACGGGAAGGTTACCGACTTCTACCGTGCGGTCTCGGCGGAAGAGGGCGAGCTGGTGAACTTCTCGTGGATCCTGTGGCCATCGAAGGCAACGCGCAACGCCGGCATGGCGAAGGTCATGGCGGACGATCGCATGAAGAATTTGGGCGAGATGCCGTTCGACATGAAGCGCATGATCTTCGGCGGGTTCGAAGTCATTCTCGACACAGCGCTGGCTGAGGGAGAGGGATCATGA
- a CDS encoding response regulator has protein sequence MNILFVEDDAMNRRVVRDMLTVAGATMDEAEDAESGLQMIDAYDYDIVLMDLRMPGMDGLTAIRHIRARTDDKASVPVIVVTADTALDICRDCIDQGADEVILKPVAMNKLFDAIGRLIARGNSRMMLN, from the coding sequence ATGAACATATTGTTCGTCGAAGATGATGCAATGAACCGCCGCGTGGTCCGCGACATGCTGACCGTGGCCGGTGCGACGATGGATGAGGCGGAGGATGCCGAGAGCGGCCTCCAGATGATCGACGCTTATGATTATGACATCGTGCTGATGGATCTGCGCATGCCCGGAATGGATGGACTGACCGCCATCCGCCACATCCGTGCGCGCACTGACGATAAAGCGAGCGTACCTGTGATCGTCGTCACGGCCGATACCGCACTGGATATCTGCCGCGACTGTATCGATCAGGGGGCCGACGAAGTGATTTTGAAGCCTGTCGCCATGAACAAATTGTTCGATGCGATCGGCCGCCTTATCGCGCGGGGCAACAGCCGGATGATGCTGAACTAG
- a CDS encoding BolA family protein, whose translation MTQTPTGPVATQIEQLLRAALAPERLAVIDDSIKHRGHAGHDPRGESHFTVEITAKAFAGKARVQRHRLVNQALADLLRDRVHALAIVARAPDEG comes from the coding sequence ATGACGCAAACTCCCACCGGTCCCGTGGCCACCCAGATCGAACAATTGCTTCGGGCCGCCCTAGCGCCTGAACGGCTTGCCGTGATCGACGACAGCATCAAGCATCGCGGCCACGCCGGCCACGATCCGCGCGGCGAAAGCCACTTCACCGTCGAGATCACGGCTAAGGCTTTTGCGGGTAAGGCGCGCGTGCAGCGCCACCGGCTGGTCAATCAGGCCTTAGCGGATCTGCTGCGCGATCGTGTCCATGCGCTGGCGATCGTGGCGCGCGCCCCGGACGAGGGCTGA
- the cobT gene encoding cobaltochelatase subunit CobT — protein sequence MAEQSPLDALRSVLAGAARAMAHEPELELSFTTEAPSASLKQLRVPMPGRNLPREQVAEARGFADSFALRERHHDSKLHARGAPLDPAARLVFDAVEQARVEALGARAMEGVRANLTHALEMRLRSDSLTRARSRAEVPLASALALMVRERLTGEKPPIIAEGGIALVRDWIEEKAGADLDALELLLDDQRAFARLTTRLLEDLELVEAQPEATEPEESSSEQGEEPEEGEDTENGDEDQPGGQSDGQMDVRSDASESDEQGETRESEEGEFEGDGQEGDQGDEGMQPVRPNRPAADTPGFLDYKAYTTRFDEVVTASELCDEEELTRLRAYLDQQLIHLQGAVTKLANRLQRRLMAQQNRSWEFDQEEGLLDAARLARVVASPTHSLSYKIERDTDFRDTVVTLLIDNSGSMRGRPISIAAISADIMARTLERCGVKVEILGFTTRAWKGGQSREAWLQAGRPATPGRLNDLRHIVYKRADEPYRRARKSLGLMMREGLLKENIDGEALLWAHGRLMARAEERRILMVISDGAPVDDSTLSVNSGSYLEKHLRQVIAWIETKSPVELVAIGIGHDVTRYYARAVTIMDAEQLGGTMVEQLAGLFDAA from the coding sequence ATGGCCGAGCAATCGCCCCTCGACGCCTTGCGATCCGTGCTCGCCGGTGCCGCGCGGGCGATGGCGCATGAGCCGGAGCTGGAACTGAGCTTCACCACCGAAGCGCCATCGGCCTCGCTCAAGCAATTGCGCGTGCCGATGCCGGGCCGCAACCTGCCGCGCGAGCAGGTCGCCGAGGCGCGGGGCTTCGCCGACAGCTTTGCGCTGCGCGAGCGCCACCACGATTCCAAGCTGCATGCCCGCGGCGCTCCCCTCGACCCTGCCGCGCGGCTGGTATTCGACGCGGTCGAGCAGGCGCGGGTCGAGGCGCTGGGGGCACGCGCGATGGAGGGGGTGCGCGCCAATCTGACGCATGCGCTGGAAATGCGGCTGCGGTCCGATTCGCTGACACGGGCGCGCAGTCGCGCCGAGGTGCCGCTCGCTTCCGCGCTTGCGCTGATGGTGCGCGAGCGGCTGACAGGGGAAAAGCCGCCGATCATCGCCGAGGGCGGCATTGCGCTGGTGCGCGACTGGATTGAGGAGAAAGCCGGCGCCGACCTCGACGCGCTCGAATTGCTACTTGACGACCAGCGGGCCTTTGCCAGGCTGACGACGCGGCTGCTCGAGGATCTGGAACTGGTCGAGGCACAGCCCGAAGCAACCGAACCCGAGGAATCGAGTAGCGAGCAGGGCGAAGAACCTGAGGAAGGTGAGGACACCGAGAACGGCGACGAGGATCAGCCCGGCGGGCAGAGCGACGGCCAGATGGACGTCCGCTCCGACGCGTCCGAGAGCGACGAGCAGGGCGAAACGCGGGAATCGGAAGAAGGCGAGTTCGAAGGCGACGGCCAGGAGGGCGATCAGGGCGACGAAGGCATGCAGCCGGTCCGTCCAAATCGGCCGGCCGCCGACACGCCGGGCTTCCTCGACTACAAGGCCTATACCACCCGCTTCGACGAGGTCGTGACCGCGAGCGAATTGTGCGACGAGGAAGAACTGACGCGGCTGCGCGCCTATCTCGACCAGCAGCTCATCCATCTGCAGGGCGCGGTCACCAAGCTTGCCAACCGCCTCCAGCGCCGGCTGATGGCGCAGCAGAACCGGTCGTGGGAGTTCGACCAGGAAGAAGGTTTGCTCGACGCGGCGCGGCTGGCGCGGGTCGTCGCCAGCCCTACCCATTCTTTGTCCTACAAGATCGAGCGCGACACGGACTTTCGGGATACGGTCGTGACGTTGCTGATCGACAATTCAGGATCAATGCGCGGACGTCCTATCTCGATCGCGGCGATCTCGGCGGACATCATGGCGCGCACGCTCGAGCGGTGCGGCGTAAAGGTGGAAATATTGGGCTTCACCACCCGCGCCTGGAAGGGCGGGCAGTCGCGCGAGGCGTGGCTGCAGGCAGGCCGCCCGGCCACCCCCGGCCGCCTCAACGACCTTCGCCATATCGTCTACAAGCGGGCGGACGAACCCTATCGCCGGGCACGCAAAAGCCTTGGGCTGATGATGCGGGAAGGGCTGCTCAAGGAGAACATCGACGGCGAAGCTTTGTTATGGGCGCACGGCCGGCTGATGGCGCGCGCCGAGGAGCGACGCATATTGATGGTCATCTCTGACGGGGCGCCGGTCGACGATTCGACCCTGTCGGTGAACAGCGGCTCCTATCTTGAGAAGCATCTGCGTCAGGTGATCGCGTGGATCGAAACCAAGTCGCCGGTCGAGCTGGTGGCGATCGGGATCGGCCACGACGTGACGCGTTATTATGCGCGCGCGGTGACGATCATGGATGCCGAACAGCTGGGCGGAACCATGGTCGAACAGCTTGCCGGGCTGTTCGACGCCGCCTGA